The Corynebacterium poyangense genome includes a window with the following:
- a CDS encoding PucR family transcriptional regulator yields MDSDHAAVTLKWLASRRELGITIHHDEGQEFSVIHPCELEEPGEFLVGGCVVLFTGIAYRSRPEALADHVRKLARAGVSGIGFGVEVVFPSVPESMREAAAEEGVALFSISLEVPFIKVLHEVQEELSRQRNQRRELLLEAQRQLNTAANSGGLENLLKVGAQNLHAHLVLMDNDGRVSAEVRNNQVPEFSMDQLRHWIQESPGDMAKRVGPLTVIGQKIDAFGERSLMLIAVSTQAFATESRALLRHCAGLAELIVARPQRYRAIHQELNSLALALQLGFNVEPGQVRTKIFHSVADSEGKVRPALLKGRSARGVSRIMKTVDQSLERAGRLLFSLDIDDCSVFMIFRGDRTPEEIIDLFQSVLGDARLAVGGQLNWDELEIDVLHQLERIILRARIGGCIGPKESGLDWLQERPVQHAMKKRNEETWGRLDGAGEDLGCTLEAYLRNVGNLSHTARELKIHRHTVSKRLAKIEELIEVDLEDPVTRAELLIVAHSCECA; encoded by the coding sequence ATGGACTCGGATCATGCAGCGGTGACTCTCAAGTGGTTAGCGAGTAGACGTGAATTGGGGATCACCATTCACCATGATGAAGGTCAAGAGTTTTCGGTCATTCATCCGTGTGAGCTTGAAGAGCCGGGGGAGTTTCTCGTTGGTGGATGCGTTGTCCTCTTTACCGGAATTGCTTACCGATCCAGGCCAGAGGCGCTGGCTGACCATGTTCGGAAACTCGCCCGTGCCGGGGTATCAGGTATCGGATTTGGGGTGGAGGTAGTTTTTCCCTCAGTTCCGGAATCAATGCGGGAAGCAGCTGCAGAGGAAGGTGTAGCGCTCTTCTCTATCTCTCTCGAAGTTCCTTTTATTAAGGTCCTTCATGAAGTCCAAGAGGAATTGTCCCGCCAGCGTAATCAGCGCCGAGAGCTTCTCCTTGAAGCCCAACGGCAGTTAAATACCGCAGCCAATAGCGGTGGTTTGGAGAACCTCCTCAAGGTAGGTGCCCAAAATCTTCATGCTCACCTGGTGCTGATGGACAATGACGGACGGGTTAGTGCTGAAGTCCGCAATAACCAGGTCCCGGAATTTTCTATGGATCAGCTTCGACACTGGATCCAAGAGTCGCCCGGGGATATGGCTAAACGCGTCGGACCTTTGACGGTAATAGGGCAGAAGATTGATGCCTTTGGAGAACGCTCACTCATGCTCATTGCAGTATCTACTCAGGCTTTTGCGACGGAAAGCCGTGCGCTATTGCGGCATTGTGCGGGACTAGCTGAGTTAATTGTGGCTCGGCCTCAACGGTATAGGGCAATTCACCAAGAGTTAAATTCCTTAGCGTTAGCCCTGCAACTGGGTTTCAATGTGGAGCCAGGGCAGGTGCGAACTAAGATTTTTCACAGTGTGGCCGATAGCGAGGGGAAGGTTAGGCCTGCACTTCTTAAGGGAAGATCCGCCCGAGGGGTGTCTCGAATCATGAAGACGGTAGATCAGTCCCTAGAGCGCGCCGGGCGGTTGCTGTTCTCCCTGGATATTGATGATTGTTCTGTCTTTATGATTTTCCGGGGGGATCGAACTCCTGAGGAGATCATTGATCTCTTTCAATCCGTATTAGGGGATGCGCGTTTAGCTGTGGGCGGGCAGCTGAATTGGGATGAATTGGAGATTGATGTTCTGCATCAATTAGAGCGCATTATTTTGAGGGCTCGAATAGGTGGGTGCATTGGTCCCAAGGAATCAGGTCTTGATTGGTTGCAGGAAAGGCCAGTTCAACATGCCATGAAAAAACGTAATGAAGAGACCTGGGGCAGGTTGGATGGTGCGGGGGAGGATTTGGGGTGCACCCTGGAGGCCTATTTGCGCAATGTTGGCAATCTTAGCCACACCGCGCGGGAATTGAAGATTCACCGACATACGGTGTCAAAGCGGTTGGCGAAGATTGAGGAGCTCATTGAGGTTGATTTAGAGGATCCAGTCACGCGTGCAGAATTGCTCATAGTGGCGCACTCCTGTGAGTGTGCTTAA
- a CDS encoding ferredoxin reductase — MSAKTRDGLAHVRGVLRRFTSPLLPDDYTQLLNPLWSKRELRGQIISVDRGHADTVHLVIKPGWGVPVDFHAGQYIGIGVPVNGRFVWRSYSLTSSPETAKGLFAITVRAVERGKLSNHLVNSVRPGQAIRLAAPAGDFHLSDPLPAKIAFITAGSGVTPVVSMLRTIKDRGLHSDVVIVHSAHSAEDVLFEDVLHDWGATIHITGEQGRLSPESIHDLIPDLTERVIYACGPEQMLVDLENWAKAEGVEIRTEHFTLNRESDAEGGEITFLKGGAEECGSIKVDGATTLLEAGESAGVQMPFGCRMGICQTCVRQVHEGTVRNLRTGEHHGAGERIRTCVCVAAGDVSIDV; from the coding sequence ATGAGCGCAAAAACTCGCGATGGATTAGCCCATGTCCGAGGGGTACTTCGTCGTTTTACCTCGCCCCTCTTGCCGGATGATTACACGCAATTACTCAATCCCTTATGGTCAAAACGGGAACTGCGGGGCCAGATAATCTCAGTTGATCGTGGACATGCCGATACCGTGCATCTGGTGATCAAGCCGGGGTGGGGCGTCCCGGTTGATTTTCATGCAGGACAATACATCGGAATTGGCGTTCCAGTAAATGGTCGATTCGTTTGGCGAAGTTATTCCTTGACCTCATCTCCAGAAACGGCCAAGGGGTTATTTGCTATCACCGTCCGAGCTGTGGAACGTGGAAAATTATCTAACCATTTAGTGAATTCGGTACGTCCGGGACAAGCTATCCGGCTTGCGGCTCCGGCTGGCGATTTCCACCTTAGTGATCCTCTTCCGGCCAAAATAGCTTTTATTACTGCTGGGTCCGGGGTGACCCCGGTGGTCTCTATGTTGCGTACTATCAAAGACCGGGGACTTCACTCTGATGTGGTGATTGTGCATTCAGCCCACAGTGCCGAGGATGTGCTCTTTGAGGATGTTCTTCATGACTGGGGTGCTACCATCCATATCACCGGTGAGCAGGGGCGATTATCGCCGGAGAGCATTCATGATCTCATTCCGGACTTAACCGAACGGGTTATCTACGCCTGTGGGCCGGAACAAATGCTGGTAGACCTGGAAAACTGGGCGAAAGCAGAGGGAGTTGAGATCAGGACCGAGCATTTCACCCTAAATAGAGAAAGCGATGCTGAAGGTGGGGAAATCACTTTCCTCAAAGGCGGAGCTGAAGAATGTGGCAGTATCAAGGTCGACGGTGCGACCACCTTATTGGAGGCAGGCGAGTCAGCCGGAGTGCAGATGCCATTTGGCTGCCGGATGGGGATTTGCCAAACCTGTGTCCGCCAAGTTCATGAAGGTACGGTCAGGAATCTCCGAACCGGTGAACATCATGGTGCTGGGGAAAGAATCAGGACGTGCGTCTGCGTAGCTGCGGGCGATGTCAGCATTGACGTATAG
- a CDS encoding fatty acid desaturase family protein — translation MAIDNIRAYSHLTDDDIREIGKRLDEIEAEVNADLGERDAKYIRNLIRFQRSLEIAGRISLLFSSKRPAWIAGVGLLSFSKILENLEIGHNVMHGQWDWMNDPEIHSSTWEWDNVCPSSQWMHTHNFVHHKFTNILGMDDDVGYGILRVTRDRKWAKFHALQPLTNVTLAALFQWAVGFYDVQFGRFFTGRAQWKDISPKFFETLSKVGRQTVRDYVLYPLLSGPNFRHTITANLTANFIRSVWAYSVIFCGHFPDEAETFTKEQYQEETHDEWYLRQMLGSANFTGGKILTILSGNLNYQIEHHLYPDMPSNRLAEVAKKVQVLCAEYDLPYNVDSFPKQLLKVQRTLLKLTLPNRFLVADPDNAPEVRTNRAFEKFGVEPKLHIGADEHGVRAGLKTGLGMLAKLRPSVKDVVLNFSGRTPQRRLGN, via the coding sequence ATGGCTATTGACAATATTCGAGCATATTCCCATTTAACCGATGACGATATTCGAGAAATCGGGAAGCGGTTGGATGAGATTGAGGCCGAGGTAAACGCTGATCTTGGTGAGCGCGACGCAAAATATATCCGGAACCTGATTAGGTTCCAACGAAGCTTAGAGATAGCAGGACGCATCAGTCTCCTTTTTTCTTCTAAGCGCCCAGCATGGATTGCGGGTGTCGGGCTACTGAGCTTCTCAAAGATTTTGGAAAACCTCGAAATTGGCCACAACGTCATGCACGGCCAATGGGATTGGATGAATGACCCGGAAATTCATTCCTCCACCTGGGAGTGGGATAATGTGTGTCCCTCGTCCCAGTGGATGCATACCCACAATTTCGTTCATCACAAATTCACCAACATCCTGGGAATGGATGATGACGTGGGATATGGGATTTTGCGGGTCACGAGAGATCGGAAATGGGCAAAATTCCATGCCCTCCAGCCGCTAACAAACGTCACTCTCGCGGCACTCTTCCAGTGGGCTGTGGGATTCTATGATGTCCAATTCGGTCGGTTCTTCACCGGCCGTGCGCAGTGGAAAGACATTTCACCGAAGTTCTTTGAAACGCTCTCTAAGGTAGGGCGCCAAACAGTGCGCGACTACGTCCTCTATCCCTTGCTTTCCGGGCCTAATTTCCGGCACACCATCACTGCTAACCTCACCGCCAACTTTATTCGCAGTGTTTGGGCATACTCGGTGATTTTCTGCGGACATTTCCCAGATGAGGCGGAGACTTTCACCAAGGAGCAGTATCAGGAAGAAACCCATGATGAGTGGTATTTGCGCCAGATGCTTGGTTCGGCGAACTTCACCGGTGGGAAGATCCTGACTATCCTCTCCGGAAATCTCAATTATCAGATTGAGCATCACCTTTACCCGGATATGCCGTCTAATCGCTTAGCTGAGGTGGCAAAAAAGGTGCAGGTCCTCTGTGCCGAGTATGACCTTCCTTATAATGTGGATTCCTTCCCGAAGCAGCTACTCAAAGTACAGCGGACACTGTTAAAACTCACTCTTCCTAACCGCTTCTTAGTAGCAGATCCGGATAATGCGCCGGAAGTGCGAACCAATCGAGCTTTTGAGAAGTTCGGGGTGGAGCCAAAGCTTCATATCGGTGCTGATGAGCATGGCGTACGAGCCGGCCTGAAAACCGGTTTGGGGATGTTGGCGAAACTTCGCCCCTCGGTCAAAGACGTGGTCTTGAACTTTTCTGGCCGAACTCCACAACGTCGGCTGGGGAACTAA
- the rsgA gene encoding ribosome small subunit-dependent GTPase A: MARARRHWDDSDVKIRARGRSRPRTKDRPRYQDAKFGMVVTKDRGRWGVVLDSADSADHRVVCVRARQLGRTSIEVGDRVGIVGDTSGRPGTLGRIVIVQERRSVLRRTADDNDPYERIVVANADTLLIVCAVADPPPRTGFVERSLIAAFVGGLQPVLCLTKSDLADPQDFAGEFHDLAIPVVTCGIGDDLGPLMELTHQKVCCLIGHSGVGKSTLVNRLIPDAHRATGEVSGVGKGRHTSTQSVAIPFNDGWIIDTPGIRSFGLAHVDAEVVLRVFDDLHEAIQQCPRGCSHLGPPADPECGLDTINPDSPSGRRVRAVRRLLVSLRSTPEWEREH; the protein is encoded by the coding sequence GTGGCTAGGGCACGTCGGCACTGGGATGACTCTGATGTCAAAATCCGGGCTCGGGGACGATCCCGCCCACGCACAAAGGACCGGCCTCGTTACCAGGACGCCAAATTTGGAATGGTGGTGACAAAAGATCGTGGCCGTTGGGGTGTGGTTTTAGACTCAGCTGACTCCGCCGATCACCGAGTGGTGTGTGTTCGCGCCCGCCAACTGGGGAGAACATCCATTGAAGTAGGAGATCGAGTTGGCATTGTGGGTGATACTTCTGGGCGCCCTGGCACCTTAGGGCGAATTGTCATTGTCCAGGAACGGCGATCAGTTCTACGTAGGACAGCTGATGATAATGACCCCTATGAGCGCATTGTGGTGGCCAATGCAGACACGTTATTGATTGTGTGTGCAGTTGCCGATCCTCCGCCGCGAACCGGATTTGTTGAGCGCTCCCTCATCGCCGCTTTCGTAGGCGGGCTTCAGCCAGTGCTGTGTTTGACTAAGTCAGACTTAGCTGATCCGCAAGATTTTGCCGGGGAGTTTCACGACCTAGCTATCCCCGTGGTGACCTGCGGTATTGGGGATGATTTAGGACCACTTATGGAACTTACCCATCAGAAGGTGTGCTGCTTGATAGGCCATTCTGGAGTAGGGAAATCTACACTGGTTAACCGTCTTATCCCCGACGCACACCGGGCTACCGGAGAGGTTTCCGGGGTGGGCAAAGGACGCCATACCTCGACACAGTCAGTAGCCATCCCCTTTAATGATGGTTGGATCATTGACACCCCCGGTATCCGATCCTTCGGACTAGCGCATGTTGATGCAGAAGTTGTCCTCCGCGTTTTTGATGACCTCCATGAGGCGATTCAGCAGTGTCCTCGAGGTTGCAGCCATCTCGGCCCACCAGCGGACCCAGAATGTGGCCTCGACACCATCAATCCAGATTCGCCCAGCGGCCGGCGAGTACGCGCAGTCCGACGCCTCCTCGTGTCACTTCGCTCCACCCCGGAGTGGGAGCGGGAACATTAG
- the aroA gene encoding 3-phosphoshikimate 1-carboxyvinyltransferase codes for MQQPPATQQPDSTPISLWDAPQAQGPLSWTQEIPGSKSITNRALILSALANRESHIYGALDSRDTRLMIGALQELGTHVDVTESSAAGMDIRVKPAPFHSATIDCGLAGTVMRFVPPVACLTTGTVVFDGDLQARTRPMSTMLDALRELGASVVGEQLPFTVYAQGIPDGGMVSIDASASSQFVSGLLLAAPRFRYGMTVRHVGPKLPSMPHIEMTVDMLCQAGATVHVEPHQWRVEPGELEGRTWRVEPDLSNATPFLAAAAITGGRITIPQWPLRTTQPGDVIRSILEHMGCRVELEATGADYRLVVTGPPPSQGLSGIHLDMSDIGELAPTVVALCALARSESRITGIAHLRGHETDRLAALSTEITRLGGQCEELKDGLVIKPAQLHGGVWHTYADHRMATAGAILGLVTPGVKVENIETTAKTLPGFAHLWEQMIRG; via the coding sequence ATGCAGCAACCCCCCGCCACTCAACAACCAGACTCAACCCCTATTTCGTTATGGGACGCTCCCCAAGCACAGGGACCGCTGTCGTGGACCCAGGAGATCCCAGGTTCCAAATCCATAACGAACCGGGCTTTGATTCTCTCAGCCCTAGCTAACCGGGAAAGCCATATATATGGGGCACTCGATAGCCGAGACACCCGGTTAATGATAGGGGCTCTGCAAGAATTAGGAACCCACGTTGATGTCACTGAGTCCTCTGCTGCTGGGATGGATATCCGGGTTAAGCCAGCGCCTTTTCACTCCGCCACGATCGACTGTGGTCTTGCGGGAACAGTGATGCGCTTTGTTCCACCCGTCGCCTGCTTGACTACGGGCACCGTGGTGTTTGATGGCGATCTTCAAGCTCGAACCCGACCAATGTCCACCATGCTGGACGCTCTGCGCGAACTCGGTGCCAGCGTGGTTGGAGAACAGCTTCCCTTTACGGTCTATGCCCAAGGCATACCCGACGGCGGCATGGTGAGTATCGACGCAAGCGCTTCTAGCCAATTTGTTTCTGGATTATTACTTGCCGCCCCCCGCTTCCGCTACGGCATGACTGTCCGGCACGTCGGACCCAAATTACCTAGTATGCCGCATATTGAGATGACTGTTGACATGCTGTGTCAAGCCGGGGCAACAGTACACGTGGAACCTCATCAATGGCGGGTAGAGCCCGGCGAATTAGAAGGCCGCACCTGGCGGGTGGAACCCGATCTCTCTAATGCCACTCCCTTCCTGGCGGCAGCGGCTATCACCGGGGGAAGAATCACTATTCCTCAGTGGCCGCTGAGAACTACTCAGCCTGGAGATGTTATTCGAAGCATCCTCGAGCACATGGGCTGTCGCGTGGAGTTAGAAGCCACTGGAGCAGATTACCGTTTGGTGGTCACTGGACCTCCCCCAAGTCAGGGGCTTTCTGGCATTCACCTCGACATGTCGGATATCGGCGAGTTAGCACCTACCGTGGTCGCCTTGTGTGCTTTGGCTCGCAGCGAGTCAAGAATCACCGGGATTGCTCATCTCCGGGGTCATGAAACCGACCGACTAGCCGCACTGAGCACCGAAATTACCCGACTTGGTGGTCAGTGTGAAGAGCTAAAGGACGGGTTAGTAATAAAACCCGCCCAACTCCACGGCGGCGTGTGGCACACCTATGCCGATCACCGGATGGCGACGGCGGGGGCTATCCTAGGCCTTGTTACCCCCGGAGTAAAGGTAGAAAACATCGAAACCACCGCTAAAACTCTGCCCGGATTCGCTCACTTGTGGGAGCAGATGATTCGTGGCTAG
- a CDS encoding SOS response-associated peptidase, with protein MCGRFTLFRPVEKLRESVLSVPGVREVLFPEGPPPPRYNCAPSSTIAAVDLGQSGQAVVAPARWGLIPPWKRDLLGPPLFNARAETVREKPSFREAFATQRCVIPMDGYYEWKDKKPYFISYADGELMWAAALFSTALQQLSVTIITTAAMPPMEWLHHRMPRLLTQEELLPWTQGSASEATQMLHPSPEGLREKMEARRVSSAVGKVSHDDPSLIQPVSH; from the coding sequence ATGTGCGGTCGTTTCACTTTATTTCGTCCCGTTGAAAAGCTACGGGAAAGCGTGCTTTCAGTACCGGGGGTACGTGAGGTACTTTTCCCGGAGGGGCCACCGCCACCGCGATATAACTGTGCTCCTAGCTCAACTATTGCAGCAGTTGATTTAGGACAGTCTGGTCAAGCAGTAGTAGCTCCTGCTCGATGGGGTCTTATCCCGCCTTGGAAAAGAGACCTCCTAGGACCTCCGCTTTTTAATGCTCGGGCTGAAACAGTGCGCGAAAAGCCGTCGTTTCGTGAGGCCTTTGCAACCCAGCGTTGTGTCATCCCCATGGATGGCTATTACGAATGGAAAGATAAAAAGCCGTATTTCATTAGCTATGCAGATGGTGAGTTAATGTGGGCGGCGGCACTATTTTCTACCGCTCTCCAGCAACTATCGGTGACCATCATAACCACCGCCGCCATGCCACCCATGGAATGGCTACATCACCGTATGCCCCGCTTGTTGACGCAGGAGGAACTCTTGCCCTGGACCCAGGGGTCCGCCTCCGAAGCAACACAGATGTTGCACCCCAGTCCGGAAGGGTTAAGGGAAAAGATGGAGGCTCGACGCGTTTCTTCAGCGGTCGGGAAGGTTTCTCATGATGACCCCAGCCTTATTCAGCCTGTAAGTCACTAA
- the ybaK gene encoding Cys-tRNA(Pro) deacylase, whose translation MAKKKNRAAATPAIQILIDQKIAHHLDTFDGGTEHFGEQAAKALGGDPAVILKTLMVDLDPRRAGKHLGVCCIPVTAKLSLKKAARSFGVPKADMASPAAAQRSSGYVPGGISPLGQKNPVETRIDSSVAKAEKIWVSGGKRGLDIAVNPQDLAHVLGAQFSDLQAE comes from the coding sequence ATGGCGAAAAAGAAGAACAGGGCCGCCGCCACTCCAGCGATTCAGATTCTTATCGACCAGAAAATAGCGCATCACCTTGACACTTTCGACGGAGGGACAGAGCATTTTGGGGAGCAGGCGGCTAAGGCACTAGGCGGTGATCCGGCTGTGATTTTAAAGACTCTCATGGTGGACCTTGATCCTCGTCGGGCGGGTAAGCACTTGGGGGTGTGTTGTATTCCGGTGACCGCCAAGCTGAGTTTGAAGAAAGCGGCCCGGAGCTTTGGGGTGCCAAAAGCGGATATGGCTTCGCCAGCGGCTGCGCAGCGATCATCGGGATATGTGCCAGGCGGGATTTCTCCTCTTGGACAAAAGAATCCCGTAGAAACACGCATCGATAGCTCGGTGGCGAAGGCTGAAAAGATTTGGGTATCGGGCGGGAAAAGAGGACTAGATATTGCGGTCAATCCCCAAGATTTAGCGCACGTCCTCGGCGCGCAGTTTAGTGACTTACAGGCTGAATAA
- a CDS encoding sigma-70 family RNA polymerase sigma factor yields the protein MSEKTAAAEQGGVDDDLAQRFEEEALPLLDQLYGGALRMTRNPADAEDLVQETYMKAFQAFHSFKKGTNLKAWLYRIMTNAYINSYRKKQRRPVHTSAEEITDYQLYSSSSHDSTGLQSAEVEALERLPDKEIAEAMNQLAEEYRMVVYYADVEGMPYKEIADIMGTPIGTVMSRLHRGRKQLRGLLKEVAQAHGIGTDQEGS from the coding sequence ATGTCCGAAAAGACTGCTGCCGCTGAGCAAGGTGGGGTCGACGACGACTTAGCCCAACGCTTTGAGGAAGAAGCCTTACCGTTGCTTGACCAGCTCTATGGGGGAGCATTGCGGATGACGCGAAACCCGGCCGATGCCGAAGACTTGGTCCAAGAAACCTATATGAAAGCGTTTCAGGCTTTTCATAGTTTCAAGAAAGGCACCAATTTAAAGGCTTGGCTGTACCGGATTATGACGAATGCTTATATCAATTCTTATCGGAAAAAGCAGCGTCGGCCGGTGCATACCAGCGCGGAAGAGATTACCGATTATCAGTTGTATTCTTCTTCCTCGCATGATTCCACGGGCTTGCAATCTGCTGAAGTTGAAGCCTTAGAGCGGCTTCCTGATAAAGAAATTGCAGAAGCTATGAACCAGCTGGCCGAGGAATACCGGATGGTGGTTTATTATGCCGACGTTGAGGGAATGCCCTATAAGGAAATCGCTGACATCATGGGCACTCCCATTGGGACGGTGATGAGCCGGTTGCATCGGGGAAGAAAACAGCTGCGAGGTTTGTTGAAAGAAGTGGCTCAGGCGCATGGTATTGGCACGGATCAGGAAGGGAGTTAA
- the rsrA gene encoding mycothiol system anti-sigma-R factor, protein MNQDCGCNDYTESLWELLDAGRSESECQRLREHIQQCPECYAQLLTEEQVRELVRRCCCTPAPVELRQRISMQIRVTRISRRQ, encoded by the coding sequence ATGAACCAGGATTGTGGGTGTAATGATTACACAGAATCACTCTGGGAATTACTTGACGCCGGCCGGAGTGAAAGCGAATGCCAGCGGTTAAGAGAGCATATTCAACAGTGTCCGGAATGCTATGCCCAATTGCTTACTGAAGAGCAGGTGAGGGAATTAGTGAGACGCTGTTGTTGCACACCAGCTCCGGTAGAGCTTCGACAACGAATAAGTATGCAGATCAGAGTGACGAGGATTAGTCGTCGACAATAA
- a CDS encoding 50S ribosomal protein bL37 yields the protein MSKRGRKRKDRRKKKANHGRRPNA from the coding sequence ATGAGTAAGCGTGGCCGCAAGCGCAAGGACCGCCGGAAGAAGAAGGCCAACCACGGCCGTCGCCCAAACGCCTAA
- a CDS encoding WhiB family transcriptional regulator yields MDWRHEAVCRSEDPELFFPVGNSGPALAQIAKAKIVCNRCPVTSQCLRWALETGQDAGVWGGMSEDERRALKRRKNRNRTRSRLSV; encoded by the coding sequence ATGGACTGGCGTCACGAGGCCGTCTGCCGTTCTGAAGATCCCGAGTTATTCTTCCCGGTTGGGAATTCCGGCCCCGCCCTAGCGCAAATTGCCAAAGCAAAGATCGTCTGTAACCGTTGCCCGGTCACCTCCCAGTGCCTTCGTTGGGCCCTCGAAACCGGCCAAGATGCCGGCGTCTGGGGTGGAATGAGCGAGGATGAGCGTCGGGCCCTGAAGCGTCGCAAGAATCGTAACCGTACCCGGTCTCGGCTTAGCGTCTAA
- a CDS encoding Rv3212 family protein, translated as MKPLRRTQGDLIATAVISLICLAAILGTWYLAPIRHSHLDSSHQVFESAPVPDVTPQAVRQLWSIPDAQPAPGQQSISPSPVIAQGVVVVPNNHGVHGVDPRTGEELWRYDRAESLCAVASTWSKVTAIFDAGFGCDDVIQIEPTTGTYGASRSAISENPVGLLQSNDRVGVIGPQRVELWRSDLVRTIEYGDIPAPQEPDLQPHPECTPTSAMTRTNNLVIVEQCPDEQYWVRVMKTTPKDSRAPEVQQSFQVGGPQPVIVALGEKSLSLYNDGVIQSYSFAGQELSRAAIPNVDPAVFTAPVRLATADLPHHMTWFDGHSLRLFDPTNLHETQHFDDALGTGVALGQRLVYPVAQGLAVARWEDGHIDRIIPVDRQGWTGPVSLKLAGDVVVEQRGGTLVGLQVSG; from the coding sequence GTGAAACCACTACGTCGCACTCAAGGCGATCTCATCGCAACCGCAGTTATCAGCCTTATCTGCCTAGCCGCTATTCTAGGGACCTGGTATCTGGCACCTATCCGACACAGCCACCTGGATTCTTCGCACCAGGTTTTTGAATCCGCACCAGTACCGGACGTTACTCCCCAGGCAGTACGTCAACTGTGGTCCATCCCCGACGCCCAACCAGCTCCCGGACAGCAATCAATTTCTCCGTCCCCGGTAATTGCTCAAGGTGTGGTTGTTGTTCCGAACAACCATGGAGTCCACGGTGTGGATCCGCGCACCGGAGAAGAATTATGGCGCTATGATCGGGCCGAATCTCTATGCGCGGTGGCTTCTACCTGGTCCAAGGTGACAGCTATTTTCGATGCTGGTTTTGGCTGCGATGATGTGATTCAGATTGAACCTACTACGGGAACTTATGGAGCCAGCCGAAGCGCTATCTCCGAAAACCCGGTCGGGTTGCTGCAATCAAATGACCGAGTCGGTGTCATTGGCCCACAACGCGTTGAGCTGTGGCGCAGCGATTTAGTTCGCACCATCGAATATGGCGACATTCCAGCTCCTCAAGAACCAGATCTCCAGCCGCATCCGGAATGCACCCCTACCTCGGCTATGACCCGCACCAATAACCTCGTGATTGTGGAGCAATGCCCTGATGAGCAATATTGGGTTCGGGTCATGAAAACTACTCCGAAGGATTCTCGCGCCCCGGAGGTGCAACAGAGTTTTCAGGTAGGCGGCCCTCAGCCGGTGATTGTGGCGTTGGGGGAAAAATCTCTGTCCCTTTATAACGATGGGGTTATCCAGTCTTATAGTTTCGCCGGCCAGGAGTTATCACGCGCAGCCATACCCAACGTTGATCCCGCTGTTTTTACTGCCCCGGTGCGGCTAGCAACAGCTGATTTACCCCACCATATGACGTGGTTCGACGGCCACAGCTTAAGACTTTTTGACCCTACCAACCTTCATGAAACCCAACATTTTGATGATGCCTTAGGTACCGGTGTTGCTCTTGGGCAACGTCTGGTGTACCCCGTTGCTCAAGGATTAGCTGTTGCCCGGTGGGAAGATGGCCATATTGATCGCATCATCCCAGTTGACCGTCAGGGGTGGACCGGACCTGTCTCCCTCAAACTTGCTGGGGATGTTGTGGTTGAACAACGTGGTGGCACCCTCGTGGGGCTCCAGGTCAGCGGGTAG